From Phalacrocorax carbo chromosome 6, bPhaCar2.1, whole genome shotgun sequence, a single genomic window includes:
- the LOC135313993 gene encoding protein bicaudal D homolog 2-like, with amino-acid sequence MERASKQQYQKVNQNVEIQRARLRDDIKEYKFREARLLQDYTELEEENICLQKQVSVLKQNQVEFEGLKHEIKRLEEETEFLNSQLEDAMRLKEISERQLEEALETLKTEREQKNNLRKELSLCHYC; translated from the exons ATGGAGAGAGCAAGTAAGCAGCAGTACCAGAAG gtCAATCAGAATGTGGAGATCCAAAGGGCCCGTCTGCGAGATGATATTAAGGAATACAAATTCCGAGAAGCACGTTTGCTGCAAGACTACACTGAGCTTGAAGAGGAGAACATCTGTCTCCAGAAACAAGTGTCTGTCCTGAAACAAAATCag GTGGAGTTTGAAGGCCTGAAACATGAAATCAAAAGGCTTgaagaggaaacagaatttCTCAATAGCCAGCTAGAAGATGCCATGCGGCTGAAGGAGATCTCCGAACGCCAGCTTGAGGAGGCCTTAGAGACGCTGAAGACAGAGCGGGAGCAGAAGAACAATCTTCGTAAGGAGCTCTCCCTGTGTCATTACTGTTAA